One genomic region from Streptomyces sp. Li-HN-5-11 encodes:
- a CDS encoding helicase-related protein, with amino-acid sequence MAFTFSAGSLVKARGREWVVLPESEPDLLVLRPLGGSDDDIAAVFPFEPVEEARFTPPEPTDLGDQRAAGLLRTALRVGFRSGAGPFRSLAGIAVEPRAYQLVPLLMALRQKTVRMLISDDVGIGKTIEAGLIASEMLAQGEASGLAVLCSPALAEQWQQELRGKFGIDAELVLASTVSRLERGLDLGQSLFDKYPNVIVSTDFIKSPRHRDDFVRHCPDLVIVDEAHTCVAADDTSTSAQSQLRYELLRRVAQDAERHLLLVTATPHSGKESAFRNLLGLVKPELAHVNLESEAGRKLLAQHFVARKRADVRQYLTKEDGLADDSLAERTAFPSDRFFKDETYKLSPEYRALLDDAIAYASERVEEAGGQGRREARIAWWSAIALLRSLVSSPRAAAQTLTTRSAAAIAASAEEADKLGAPLNSDAADSDAMEGMDVAPGAETTAGSPLAELAQLAAQLEGPEKDLKLKALIKHLKALLADGYNPIVFCRYIPTAKYLAEHLANDPETKKRGPLGAKTVVKAVTGELSPQQRIERIEELATEAGEDAAARRVLIATDCLSEGVNLQHYFDAVVHYDLAWNPTRHDQREGRVDRYGQRRDEVRVITLYGDDNGIDGKVLEVLIKKHRQIKKDLGISVSVPDELSTGVTDAIVEWLLMRGRENEDALFSADAFRVSTEKLDSDWNSAAERERASRSRFAQRSIHPEEVAREVASIREALGGAGEIRTFVRESLGALNAVLRGADGESGDFTAQVGGTPAGLRDALAPVVGAEVIEKDREIPFRSDPAVARGEAALVRTDPVVGALASHVLNAALDTQAEGARPARRCGVITTDAVSTRTTLLLVRYRFHLTLPSRSGERQVVAEDARLLAFEGAPRSAVWLPPERAVGLLDATASGNTDPHFGERTMTRILNQLPDVNDHLETYGDELAAELDAAHRRVRAASGEIVRGLSVTAQKPADILGAYVYLPATASVPAGVSA; translated from the coding sequence ATGGCATTCACGTTCTCCGCCGGATCCCTGGTGAAGGCCCGCGGCCGCGAGTGGGTGGTGCTCCCCGAGAGCGAGCCCGACCTGCTCGTCCTGCGCCCACTGGGCGGCTCGGACGACGACATCGCGGCGGTGTTCCCGTTCGAGCCGGTGGAGGAGGCCCGTTTCACGCCGCCGGAGCCGACCGACCTCGGCGACCAGCGGGCGGCAGGGCTGCTGCGTACGGCGCTGCGGGTCGGCTTCCGCTCCGGGGCGGGCCCGTTCCGCTCCCTTGCCGGGATCGCGGTGGAGCCGCGCGCGTACCAGCTCGTACCGCTGCTGATGGCCCTGCGCCAGAAAACGGTCCGCATGCTGATCTCGGACGACGTCGGTATCGGCAAGACGATCGAGGCGGGCCTGATCGCGAGCGAGATGCTGGCGCAGGGCGAGGCGAGTGGCCTGGCCGTGCTCTGCTCCCCGGCTCTGGCCGAACAGTGGCAGCAGGAGCTGCGCGGCAAGTTCGGCATCGACGCGGAGCTGGTGCTGGCGTCGACCGTGTCACGGCTGGAGCGCGGCCTGGACCTCGGCCAGTCCCTCTTCGACAAGTACCCGAACGTCATCGTCTCGACGGACTTCATCAAGTCCCCGCGCCATCGCGACGACTTCGTACGCCACTGCCCCGACCTGGTGATCGTCGACGAGGCACACACCTGCGTGGCGGCCGACGACACGTCGACAAGCGCGCAGAGCCAGCTGCGGTACGAGCTGCTGCGCCGGGTGGCGCAGGACGCGGAACGGCACCTGCTGCTGGTCACGGCGACCCCGCACAGCGGCAAGGAGTCGGCGTTCCGGAACCTGCTCGGGCTGGTCAAGCCGGAGTTGGCGCACGTGAACCTGGAGTCGGAGGCGGGCAGGAAGCTGCTCGCCCAGCACTTCGTGGCCCGCAAGCGGGCGGACGTACGCCAGTACCTGACGAAGGAGGACGGCCTCGCGGACGACTCCCTCGCCGAGCGCACCGCGTTCCCCTCGGACCGCTTCTTCAAGGACGAGACGTACAAGCTGTCCCCCGAGTACCGGGCCCTGCTGGACGACGCGATCGCGTACGCGAGCGAGCGGGTCGAGGAGGCCGGCGGCCAGGGCAGGCGGGAGGCCCGTATCGCCTGGTGGTCGGCGATCGCGCTGCTGCGTTCGCTGGTCTCGTCGCCGAGGGCGGCGGCCCAGACCCTGACGACGCGCTCGGCGGCGGCCATCGCGGCTTCGGCGGAGGAGGCAGACAAGCTGGGCGCCCCGCTGAACAGCGACGCGGCGGACAGCGACGCCATGGAGGGCATGGACGTGGCCCCGGGCGCGGAGACGACGGCAGGCTCCCCGCTGGCCGAACTGGCGCAACTGGCCGCGCAGTTGGAGGGCCCGGAGAAGGACCTCAAGCTGAAGGCTCTGATCAAGCATCTCAAGGCGCTGCTGGCGGACGGCTACAACCCGATCGTCTTCTGCCGCTACATCCCGACGGCGAAGTACCTGGCCGAGCATCTGGCGAACGACCCGGAGACGAAGAAACGCGGCCCGCTGGGCGCGAAGACGGTGGTCAAGGCGGTGACGGGCGAACTGTCCCCGCAGCAGCGCATCGAGCGCATCGAGGAGTTGGCCACGGAGGCCGGCGAGGACGCGGCGGCCCGCCGGGTCCTGATCGCGACGGACTGCCTGTCGGAGGGCGTCAACCTCCAGCACTACTTCGACGCCGTCGTCCACTACGACCTCGCCTGGAACCCCACCCGCCACGACCAGCGCGAGGGCCGCGTCGACCGCTACGGCCAGCGCCGCGACGAGGTCCGCGTCATCACCCTCTACGGCGACGACAACGGCATCGACGGCAAGGTCCTGGAGGTGCTGATCAAGAAGCACCGCCAGATCAAGAAGGACCTCGGCATCTCGGTCTCCGTCCCGGACGAACTGTCGACGGGCGTGACCGACGCCATCGTGGAGTGGCTGCTGATGCGCGGCCGGGAGAACGAGGACGCCCTCTTCAGCGCGGACGCGTTCAGGGTGAGCACCGAGAAGCTGGACAGCGACTGGAACTCGGCGGCGGAACGCGAGCGGGCGTCCCGTTCCCGTTTCGCGCAGCGCTCGATCCATCCGGAGGAGGTGGCCCGGGAGGTCGCCTCGATCCGGGAGGCGCTGGGCGGGGCGGGCGAGATCCGGACGTTCGTACGGGAGTCACTGGGAGCCCTGAACGCGGTGCTGCGCGGCGCCGACGGCGAGTCCGGGGACTTCACGGCCCAGGTCGGCGGCACACCGGCGGGCCTGCGGGACGCGCTCGCGCCGGTGGTGGGCGCAGAGGTCATCGAGAAGGACCGGGAGATCCCGTTCCGCAGCGATCCGGCGGTGGCGCGGGGCGAGGCAGCCCTGGTCCGTACGGACCCGGTGGTGGGCGCGCTGGCGTCCCATGTGCTCAACGCCGCGCTGGACACGCAGGCGGAGGGTGCGCGCCCGGCGCGTCGCTGCGGTGTCATTACGACGGACGCGGTGAGTACGAGGACGACGTTGCTGCTGGTGCGGTACCGCTTCCATCTGACGCTGCCGTCGCGGAGTGGTGAGCGGCAGGTGGTGGCGGAGGACGCGCGGCTGCTGGCCTTCGAGGGAGCGCCGAGGAGCGCGGTGTGGCTGCCGCCGGAACGGGCGGTGGGCCTGCTGGACGCGACGGCGTCGGGCAACACGGACCCGCACTTCGGGGAGCGCACGATGACGCGAATCCTGAACCAACTTCCCGACGTGAACGACCACTTGGAGACGTACGGCGACGAGCTGGCCGCCGAGCTGGACGCGGCCCACCGCCGGGTACGGGCCGCGTCCGGCGAGATCGTCCGGGGTCTGTCGGTGACGGCCCAGAAGCCGGCCGACATCCTCGGTGCCTATGTCTACCTGCCCGCCACCGCTTCCGTCCCTGCTGGAGTGTCCGCCTGA
- a CDS encoding protein kinase domain-containing protein: MSQELVDGRFRIGRVIGRGNMGEVHQAEDLRAPEGSPERTVAVKTILRRRTGGRVDTSGDTKAVERFAREVNIMRQLDHHPNITRLVAGGIAADCDDLPYLAMEFLDGESLRDLIEEEPQLPIPWVAAIGAQIAAGLAAAHAKGVVHRDLKPANVMLTRGGTVKVLDFGMGSIVDDPDQTRLTSTGVSVGTARYMAPEQCQARQVTQAADLYALGCVLYEMLVGVPPFTSESAYELAERHVHQEPSPVRAIRGETPAELARLVDRLLAKDPANRPADAVTVRDALLPLAVPSDDTSLVPTWSGQDPTLPLREATPAPAPVAPHQPALVTGSGAGMDVFGVHQALIRDYRSFTEGGTVIRDERIKAYVEKDLDDKSQWPNPWLSLNPFFQGGGTVVELAQQKVLHPECARIFQAKKTEGGTVCDGRPLLLHRHQRDAIDAAASGASYVLTTGTGSGKSLSYIVPIVDKVLRQRDEEGPNAPKRVRAIIVYPMNALANSQLRELEKYLRDGYGAGREPVTFARYTGQEDDAKRKEIRDNPPDILLTNYVMLELMLTRPADRASLIKMARGLEFLVFDELHTYRGRQGADVALLIRRVREACQAEDLQCIGTSATMSTEGTLEDQRQVVAGVASTLFGTTVRPEHVIGETLVRATGEAPATVPVERLTSPAPRAYDDLAQDPLARWIEDRFGLVEDDATGRLVRRPPTQIEVAARELHETSGVAEELCAEAIRATLEAGSQALNPRNERPLFAFRLHQFLSKGDTVYVTLENKSVRHLTRSYQLEQPGSGGKLLMPLAFCRECGQEYLTVWRTEKDGEVRYEARRDTSATGGRQGDGYLYVDHEREWPSNVQYAVDDRRLPESWLELDDKGQEVVKRAYRDRVPKSVTVDPFGREGRGGQGGEGGELKAAFIPSPFLFCLHCGVAYEQTRGRDFAKLATLDQEGRSSATSLVSASIVRSLKSVPEEALDKEARKLLTFVDNRQDASLQAGHFNDFVQITQLRGALYRAALDVGEDGLHHEELASAVTNALAVSPVDYTGESDLPPSLARNAARTLRDVIAFRLYLDLERGWRITMPNLEQTGLLEIDYEDLDWIAAKQDRWEGTHQALRDADPALRAEVMRALLDEMRRSLAIDVSYFRDDTFESLQRASEERLVDPWILSAADKPRVGTAYPHPSRPGMDRAGLFLSARGKYGKYLRRADRTFRDLDQDDLQLIITELLNVLTKAGLVKEVEAAPQRAGRFRRTSSVTTTGYRVAAQSLVWRAGKGESGAHDPLTRTYQSGDGPRINTFFLKLYRETADALSGLYAREHTAQVSPQDREAREEAFRKAELKLLYCSPTMELGVDISSLNAVMMRNVPPTPANYAQRSGRAGRSGQPALVTTYCATGNSHDQYYFRRSERMVAGAVAPPRLDLANEDLVLSHLQGIWIAEAGLRLGRSLPEVLDVSYPDTGDRPNPALHLLPDIRDAAHDDGAQRRTVAAALRVLGPLFRDFTETTWWHDDWIDDKVRTVAERFDRAFDRWRSLFRAALDDQYVQNKRRLDYSLTEGDRNRANARRREAETQLNLLMNESVDSKSVLSDFNPYRYLASEGFLPGYSFPRLPLAAYIPTIGRRRGDGDYLQRPRFLAIREFGPGSLIYHEGARYQVTRIQLPPDSSGELTTGEARRCAHCGYHHEPKEREDRCGFCNETLGAATYGLLHLHTVYTTRRERISSDEEERRRAGFRLETSYRFHDHGGRKGRLNATVADAAGQLAQIAYGDSATVRITNTGRVRARTDEPPGYWLDLADGRWMNDKDAAEASGDSSELPIVDADGNERRRKKRVIPFVEDRRNILVVTLDEALPEPVALTLMYALERGIEAEFELEDAELSSELLPPDDGPRRRILFMEAAEGGAGVLRRLQAEDDALAKAARRALEICHFSEDGKDEGGEEHRPGRACALGCYDCLLTYGNQLDHAQINRHTVAALLVRFASAAASREARGESRSEQYRRLVAETPADPTPVEASASELAAQGDFLGWAKACGLRLPDEKDVFLTEANAAPDFVYRLPGANVAVFVDGPSGAEESALRDADAEERLFDATWDVVRFPHGADWAAIAAAHSRYFGSPATTN, translated from the coding sequence GTGAGCCAGGAGCTCGTCGACGGCAGATTCCGCATCGGGCGCGTCATCGGCAGGGGCAACATGGGGGAGGTCCACCAGGCCGAGGACCTGCGCGCTCCCGAGGGCTCACCCGAGCGCACCGTCGCCGTGAAGACGATCCTGCGTCGCCGCACCGGAGGGCGGGTCGACACCAGCGGCGACACCAAGGCCGTGGAGCGCTTCGCCCGCGAAGTGAACATCATGCGCCAGCTGGATCACCACCCCAACATCACCAGGCTCGTCGCGGGCGGCATCGCCGCGGACTGCGACGATCTGCCCTACCTGGCGATGGAATTCCTGGACGGCGAGTCGTTGCGCGACCTCATCGAGGAGGAACCGCAGCTCCCGATCCCGTGGGTCGCCGCCATCGGCGCGCAGATCGCCGCCGGCCTCGCCGCAGCGCACGCGAAGGGCGTGGTCCACCGGGACCTGAAGCCCGCCAACGTCATGCTCACGCGGGGCGGCACCGTCAAGGTGCTCGACTTCGGCATGGGCAGCATCGTCGACGACCCGGACCAGACCCGCCTGACCAGCACGGGCGTCAGTGTGGGCACGGCCCGTTACATGGCGCCGGAGCAGTGCCAGGCCAGGCAGGTGACCCAGGCCGCCGACCTCTACGCCCTGGGCTGCGTGCTGTACGAGATGCTCGTCGGCGTCCCCCCGTTCACCAGCGAGTCGGCGTACGAACTCGCCGAGCGGCACGTCCACCAGGAGCCCAGCCCCGTCCGCGCGATCCGCGGCGAGACCCCCGCCGAACTCGCCCGTCTCGTCGACCGCCTGCTGGCCAAGGACCCGGCGAACCGCCCGGCCGACGCCGTGACCGTACGGGACGCCCTGCTCCCCCTCGCCGTACCGTCGGACGACACCAGCCTCGTCCCCACCTGGAGCGGACAGGACCCGACGCTCCCCCTGCGCGAGGCCACCCCGGCCCCGGCGCCCGTCGCCCCGCACCAGCCCGCCCTGGTGACCGGCTCCGGCGCCGGCATGGATGTCTTCGGCGTCCACCAGGCGCTGATCCGCGACTACCGCTCCTTCACGGAGGGCGGCACCGTCATCCGCGACGAGCGCATCAAGGCGTACGTCGAGAAGGACCTCGACGACAAGTCCCAGTGGCCGAACCCCTGGCTGTCGCTCAACCCGTTCTTCCAGGGCGGCGGCACCGTGGTCGAGCTCGCCCAGCAGAAGGTGCTGCACCCCGAGTGCGCCCGTATCTTCCAGGCGAAGAAGACCGAGGGCGGCACCGTCTGCGACGGCCGGCCGCTGCTCCTGCACCGGCACCAGCGCGACGCCATCGACGCCGCCGCCTCCGGGGCGTCGTACGTCCTGACGACCGGCACCGGCTCCGGCAAGTCGCTCTCCTACATCGTCCCGATCGTCGACAAGGTGCTGCGCCAGCGCGACGAGGAAGGCCCGAACGCTCCGAAGCGCGTGCGGGCGATCATCGTGTATCCGATGAACGCGCTCGCCAACAGCCAGCTGCGCGAACTGGAGAAGTACCTGCGCGACGGCTACGGCGCGGGCCGTGAGCCGGTCACCTTCGCCCGCTACACGGGCCAGGAGGACGACGCGAAGCGCAAGGAGATCCGCGACAACCCGCCGGACATCCTGCTCACCAACTACGTGATGCTGGAGCTGATGCTGACCCGCCCGGCCGACCGGGCGAGCCTCATCAAGATGGCGCGGGGCCTTGAGTTCCTCGTCTTCGACGAACTCCACACCTACCGCGGCCGTCAGGGCGCCGATGTCGCCCTGCTGATCCGCCGGGTCCGCGAGGCCTGCCAGGCGGAGGACCTCCAGTGCATCGGCACCTCGGCCACCATGTCCACGGAGGGCACGCTGGAGGACCAGCGGCAGGTGGTCGCCGGTGTGGCGAGCACGCTGTTCGGTACGACGGTCCGGCCCGAGCACGTCATCGGCGAGACCCTGGTCCGGGCCACCGGCGAGGCACCCGCCACCGTACCCGTCGAACGCCTCACCTCACCCGCCCCGCGCGCCTACGACGACCTGGCGCAGGACCCCCTGGCCCGCTGGATCGAGGACCGCTTCGGCCTCGTCGAGGACGACGCCACGGGCCGCCTCGTACGCCGGCCGCCGACGCAGATCGAGGTCGCGGCGCGCGAGTTGCACGAGACGTCGGGCGTCGCGGAGGAGCTGTGCGCGGAGGCGATCCGCGCCACCCTGGAAGCCGGCTCCCAGGCACTCAACCCGCGCAACGAACGGCCGCTGTTCGCGTTCCGCCTGCACCAGTTCCTCTCCAAGGGCGACACGGTCTACGTCACCCTGGAGAACAAGTCCGTCCGCCACCTCACCCGTTCCTATCAGCTCGAACAGCCGGGCAGCGGCGGCAAGTTGCTGATGCCGCTCGCCTTCTGCCGGGAGTGCGGCCAGGAGTACCTGACGGTGTGGCGCACCGAGAAGGACGGCGAGGTGCGCTACGAGGCCCGCCGCGACACCTCGGCGACCGGCGGCAGGCAGGGCGACGGCTATCTGTACGTGGACCACGAGCGCGAGTGGCCCTCCAACGTGCAGTACGCCGTCGACGACCGCCGACTGCCCGAGAGCTGGCTGGAGTTGGACGACAAGGGCCAGGAGGTCGTCAAGCGCGCGTACCGCGACCGCGTCCCGAAGTCCGTCACCGTCGACCCGTTCGGCCGAGAAGGCCGGGGCGGCCAAGGCGGCGAGGGCGGTGAGCTGAAGGCCGCGTTCATCCCCTCGCCCTTCCTCTTCTGTCTGCACTGCGGTGTGGCGTACGAGCAGACGCGCGGCCGGGACTTCGCCAAGCTGGCCACGCTGGACCAGGAGGGCCGTTCGTCGGCGACCTCCCTGGTCTCGGCGTCGATCGTGCGCTCGCTGAAGTCGGTGCCGGAGGAGGCCCTGGACAAGGAGGCGCGCAAGCTCCTCACGTTCGTCGACAACCGGCAGGACGCCTCCCTCCAGGCGGGCCACTTCAACGACTTCGTGCAGATCACCCAGCTGCGGGGCGCCCTGTACCGGGCGGCCCTGGACGTCGGCGAGGACGGCCTGCACCACGAGGAGCTGGCCTCCGCGGTGACCAACGCGCTCGCCGTCTCCCCCGTCGACTACACCGGCGAGTCCGACCTGCCCCCGTCCCTGGCCCGCAACGCCGCCCGCACCCTGCGGGACGTGATCGCCTTCCGGCTCTACCTCGACCTGGAGCGCGGCTGGCGCATCACCATGCCCAACCTGGAGCAGACCGGCCTGCTGGAGATCGACTACGAGGACCTGGACTGGATCGCCGCCAAGCAGGACCGCTGGGAGGGCACCCACCAGGCACTGCGGGACGCTGACCCGGCACTGCGGGCCGAGGTGATGAGGGCGCTGCTGGACGAGATGCGCCGCTCGCTGGCCATCGACGTGTCGTACTTCCGCGACGACACCTTCGAATCCCTCCAGCGGGCGAGCGAGGAACGGCTCGTGGACCCGTGGATCCTGTCCGCCGCCGACAAGCCCCGCGTCGGCACCGCCTACCCGCACCCCTCCCGGCCGGGCATGGACCGCGCCGGCCTGTTCCTGTCGGCACGCGGCAAGTACGGCAAGTACCTCAGGCGCGCCGACCGCACCTTCCGGGACCTCGACCAGGACGACCTCCAGCTGATCATCACGGAGTTGCTGAACGTGCTGACCAAGGCGGGCCTGGTCAAGGAAGTGGAGGCGGCGCCGCAGCGGGCCGGCCGTTTCCGCAGGACGTCGTCCGTCACCACGACCGGGTACCGGGTGGCCGCCCAGTCGCTGGTGTGGCGCGCCGGAAAGGGCGAGTCGGGCGCGCACGACCCGCTGACCCGCACCTACCAGAGCGGCGACGGCCCGCGCATCAACACGTTCTTCCTCAAGCTGTACCGGGAGACCGCCGACGCCCTGTCCGGCCTGTACGCCCGCGAGCACACCGCGCAGGTGTCCCCGCAGGACCGGGAGGCACGTGAAGAGGCCTTCCGCAAGGCGGAGTTGAAGCTGCTGTACTGCTCCCCCACCATGGAGCTGGGCGTCGACATCTCCTCGCTCAACGCGGTGATGATGCGCAACGTGCCGCCCACGCCCGCGAACTACGCCCAGCGTTCGGGCCGCGCGGGCCGCAGCGGCCAGCCCGCCCTGGTGACGACGTACTGCGCGACCGGCAACAGCCACGACCAGTACTACTTCCGCCGCTCCGAGCGCATGGTGGCGGGCGCGGTCGCCCCGCCCCGCCTGGACCTCGCCAACGAGGACCTGGTCCTCTCCCACCTCCAGGGCATCTGGATCGCCGAGGCCGGCCTGCGCCTGGGCCGCTCCCTGCCCGAGGTGCTCGACGTGTCGTACCCGGACACGGGCGACCGCCCGAACCCCGCCCTGCACCTGCTGCCCGACATCAGGGACGCGGCCCACGACGACGGCGCCCAGCGGCGCACGGTCGCCGCGGCCCTGCGGGTCCTCGGCCCGCTGTTCAGGGACTTTACCGAGACCACGTGGTGGCACGACGACTGGATCGACGACAAGGTCCGCACGGTCGCCGAGCGCTTCGACCGCGCCTTCGACCGCTGGCGCAGCCTGTTCCGGGCCGCGCTCGACGACCAGTACGTGCAGAACAAGCGGCGCCTTGACTACAGCCTCACCGAGGGCGACCGCAACCGGGCCAACGCCCGCCGCCGCGAGGCCGAGACGCAGCTCAACCTGCTGATGAACGAGAGCGTCGACAGCAAGTCGGTCCTCTCCGACTTCAACCCGTACCGCTACCTGGCCTCCGAGGGCTTCCTGCCCGGCTACAGCTTCCCCCGCCTGCCGCTGGCCGCGTACATCCCGACGATCGGCCGCCGCCGCGGCGACGGCGACTACCTCCAGCGCCCCCGCTTCCTCGCCATCCGCGAGTTCGGCCCCGGTTCGCTGATCTACCACGAGGGCGCCCGCTACCAGGTGACCCGCATCCAGCTGCCCCCGGACTCCTCCGGCGAGCTGACCACGGGCGAGGCGCGCCGCTGCGCGCACTGCGGCTACCACCACGAGCCCAAGGAGCGCGAGGACCGCTGCGGTTTCTGCAACGAGACGCTGGGCGCGGCGACGTACGGCCTCCTCCACCTGCACACCGTGTACACGACGCGCCGGGAGCGGATCTCCTCGGACGAGGAGGAGCGGCGCCGGGCCGGTTTCCGGCTGGAGACGTCGTACCGCTTCCACGACCACGGCGGCCGCAAGGGCCGCCTGAACGCCACGGTCGCCGACGCGGCGGGACAGCTCGCTCAGATCGCGTACGGCGACTCCGCGACCGTCCGCATCACCAACACCGGCCGGGTACGCGCCCGTACGGACGAGCCACCGGGCTACTGGCTGGACCTGGCCGACGGCCGCTGGATGAACGACAAGGACGCGGCCGAGGCGTCCGGCGACTCCAGCGAGCTGCCGATCGTGGACGCGGACGGCAACGAGCGGCGCCGCAAGAAGCGCGTCATCCCGTTCGTGGAGGACCGCCGCAACATCCTCGTCGTCACCCTCGACGAGGCGCTGCCCGAGCCGGTCGCGCTCACGCTCATGTACGCCCTGGAGCGGGGCATCGAGGCGGAGTTCGAGCTGGAGGACGCCGAACTCTCCAGCGAGCTGCTGCCGCCGGACGACGGCCCGAGGCGCCGCATCCTGTTCATGGAGGCCGCGGAGGGCGGCGCCGGCGTACTGCGCCGCCTCCAGGCGGAGGACGACGCCCTCGCCAAGGCGGCCCGCCGCGCCCTGGAGATCTGCCACTTCTCCGAGGACGGCAAGGACGAGGGCGGCGAGGAACACCGCCCGGGACGCGCCTGCGCGCTCGGCTGCTACGACTGCCTCCTCACGTACGGCAACCAGCTCGACCACGCCCAGATCAACCGGCACACGGTGGCGGCCCTGCTGGTGCGGTTCGCGTCGGCGGCGGCGAGCCGTGAGGCACGGGGCGAGTCCCGCTCGGAGCAGTACCGGCGACTGGTGGCCGAAACCCCCGCCGATCCCACGCCGGTCGAGGCATCGGCGTCCGAACTCGCCGCGCAGGGAGACTTCCTGGGCTGGGCGAAGGCGTGCGGGCTGCGCCTCCCCGACGAGAAGGACGTCTTCCTGACGGAGGCGAACGCGGCACCGGACTTCGTGTACCGACTCCCGGGCGCCAACGTCGCCGTGTTCGTCGACGGCCCCTCCGGCGCGGAGGAGAGCGCGCTGCGTGACGCCGACGCGGAGGAGCGCCTCTTCGACGCCACCTGGGACGTCGTCCGCTTCCCGCACGGCGCCGACTGGGCTGCCATCGCCGCCGCCCATTCCCGCTACTTCGGCTCACCCGCCACAACCAACTGA